A DNA window from Bacillaceae bacterium S4-13-56 contains the following coding sequences:
- a CDS encoding alpha/beta-type small acid-soluble spore protein, with protein sequence MGRRNKILVPEARKGLDQLKQKVESNVKTVSKYEIAQEEGISLKHGYNGDIRAEDAGRIGGNIGGKIGGNMVKELISMAEKQLVKQKNQ encoded by the coding sequence ATGGGACGTAGAAATAAAATCTTAGTTCCCGAAGCTCGTAAAGGATTAGACCAATTAAAACAAAAAGTGGAATCCAATGTTAAAACTGTGAGTAAATATGAAATTGCTCAAGAAGAAGGCATTTCTCTAAAACATGGCTATAATGGGGATATTCGTGCAGAAGATGCCGGTCGTATCGGTGGAAACATTGGTGGCAAAATAGGCGGGAACATGGTGAAAGAATTGATCAGCATGGCTGAAAAGCAACTCGTAAAACAGAAGAATCAGTAA